In Thermofilaceae archaeon, the sequence ACCCCCCATGCTGCACATACGTGCAAATAAACGTTTTACGTGATGGATTGCTTAATATCCCGTAGCTGGGGAGAGCCCCCGATGGATGAGGGTGGAAGCGATCTCTCGGATAGCGGGTCTAGAGGCGTATTCCTGAGGGAGGCTACGGGCCTCGTCAGAGAAGCCGGCTGGCTCGACATCCTGATCTTCGCCTCGCTCAACATCAGCTGGGGTCTCTCGGCCTGGTGGTACTTCCTCTGGGGGCCCTACTTCGCGCCCGGCGGCAACCTGCACCTCGGCGTGCTTCTAACCACCGTTCCGATGATCTTCGGCGCGCTGGCTTGGGCGCTGCTCGTCACGATCGCCCCGCGGAGCGGGGGGGACTACGTGTTCGTCAGCAGGATCCTCCACCCGCTGCTCGGCTTCCTCTCCAGCTTCGGCTGGATCATAGCCAACTTCGTGTGGGTGGCCGTGCTACCATCGTACGTGGCGGATCCAGCCCTCCTCACCACCTTCTCGCTCACGGGGTTGGAGCAGGCCGCCGAGTTCGCCGGGTCCTCGATCGGCATCCTCCTCATAGGCATCATAATCATCACTGTTTCAGCGCTCGTGACGATACTCGGCCTCAAGGCCTTCAGGGTCTTCCAAGCGGCCTGCTTCGCGCTTGGAGTGCTGCACTTCGCGGCGATCTGGGCGGTACTACTTGGCGCCAGCAGGGAGTCCTTCATCGCCGCGTGGAACAGCTTCAGCGCCGCCTACGGGTCGGCCGACTACGATACCATCGTGAGGGAGGGGCTGAGGTACCTAGCGGAGACGTACGGTGCGGACACCTCGTACACTTGGAGCGTAGCAAAGGCCCTACCCCTCATGCCTGTCGCCGCCTGGGGGCTCCTCTACCCCTACCTTGCTGCTTACATCGCGGGGGAGACGAGGGACGTACAGAAGAGCATGATCATCGGGATCCCGGGCGGGCTCGTGCTCGCCTCAGCCTCCTGGTGGATCACCGGCGCTCTGCTCGAGCGAGTCGTCGGCTACGACTTCCTGCTGTCCATCGCCTACGTTTACGGTGATGGACTAGGGCTCTACAAACTACCCTTCCCGCCGTCTTACTTCGCCTTCGCCGCGATCATGGCGCCCCTCTGGCTCCGGTGGTTGATCGGGATCGGGTTCGCCGCTTGGATCCTCTACTACGCACTGTACACGATCTTCCCGATGAGCAGGATCTTCCTCGCTTGGGCCTTCGACAGGATCGCTCCCGGCTTCCTAGCCGACATGAGCGAGCGCTTCCACGCGCCCGTGAAGAACGTGCTCCTGACAACGGCTCTCAGCTTCATCATGCTCGCGATCTACGCCCTCAACCCCGAGTACCTCGCGGGCTTCACAGCGATGATCCCGCAGATCTCCACCACCTTCCTATTCACCGCAATCTCAGCCATCGTGGTGCCCTACCGGGGGAAGACGAAGCTGATGTATGAGAGCTCACCCGTCTCGAAGCTGAAGGTAGCTGGAGTACCCTTCATCAGCATCTGCGGCGCGGTGTACGCTGGGCTGCTCCTCGTGCTGCTCTACTTCTACTTCACGAACCCGGGACTCGGAGCCCTGCACGTGCCCTCGCTGCTCACCATTCTAGCGGCCTACGTGGCCGGGACAGCCTACTTCTACGGCGTGAAGCTCTACAGGAGGCGGCAGGGAATCGATATAGATTTAGCCTTTCGAGAACTGCCACCGGAGTAGGTGACGGCTGTGCGGCTGTTCTATGCCTCCGACGTGCACGGCAGCGAGGTATGCTTCCGCAAGTTCCTCAACGCAGCGAAGGTGTACAGAGCGGACGTGCTCGTGCTGGGCGGCGACTTGACGGGTAAGGCCCTCGTACCGATCGTGAGGAGCGGGGAATCGTACAGGGCTGAAGTCTTCGGCAAAACGTGGCTCGCCAGGAGCGCCGAGGAGCTCGAGAAGGCGGTGGCGGCGATCAGGAGCAACGGGTTCTACACGGTGGTCGTGGAAGAGGACGAGTACGAGAAGCTGAGGAGGGATCCCGCCCTCGTGGATGAGCTGTTCACTAAGGCCATGGTTGAAACCCTGAGGAGGTGGGTTAAGCTGGCTGAGGAAAGGTTGCGGGGCAGCGGTGTCGAAGTGTACATCATGCCCGGCAACGACGACCGCTTGGCTGTGGACGAGGCTTTGGAGGGCTCGGACGTCGTCGTAAACCCCGACAACCGCGTCATCGAGATTAAGGGCGGCCTCCAGCTCGTCAGCCTCGGAGCCTCCAACCCAACCCCATGGAAGACCCCGCGCGAGCTCACGGAGGAGGAGCTGTACAGCAGGCTGAAAAGGTTGATCGAGGGGGCCGGCGACCCCTCGGGCGTGGTGCTAAACGTGCACGTACCACCTTACGGGACACCAATCGACCTGGCCCCCGCCATCGACGAAGAATTCCGGGTCGTTCGGAAGGGCGGCGAAGTGGAGATGCTCCACGCGGGGAGCAGAGCCGTGAGGAGGATCATCGAGGAGCACCAGCCGCTGGTCGGCCTCCACGGTCACATCCACGAGTCAAAGGGCGTGGCTAAGATCGGGAGAACTCTCTGCTTCAATCCGGGGAGCGACTACAGCAGCGGCGCGCTCAGAGGCGTGCTCCTAGAGCTCGAGCGGGGAAGGGTAAGGAGCTACGTGTTCACGTACGGGTGATCGGGTTGGCGAGGCTGAAGCTCCTAGAGGACTATGACGGGACCGTGTACGAGGTTGAGCTCCCCCTCACCTCGAGAATCGAGGCTCAGCAGGCCGCGGAGGAGCTCGGCCTACCCGGCTACATCGACTTTTCCAACCTCTCCCTCGCCCGAGCAGTCGTAACCCTCTGGGCTGCGCGCAAAGTGCCCAGCCTAGACTTGCCCGGAGAGCTCAGGGGGAGGTTGAGCAGGCCTATCGACGCCCTCCTCTTCGGAGGGGCAGCCGTCAAAGTCCACTCGCCCACGGCGAACAAGCGGGAGCACGCGCTGAACAGGGAGCTGAACGACGTGGACTTCGTCGTGAGGAAGCGCGACGGGCTCCTCTTCGTGAAGCTCCTCCTCAACCTCGGCAGCCTGCTGGGCAGCCGCTACACGTACTTCACCACCTCCGGCGACAAGTGGTTCAACGCGTTCAGGGGTGGGAGGAGGTACAGGGTTCACGGGCTCAGCGGGGTCGAGGGTGA encodes:
- a CDS encoding APC family permease; protein product: MDEGGSDLSDSGSRGVFLREATGLVREAGWLDILIFASLNISWGLSAWWYFLWGPYFAPGGNLHLGVLLTTVPMIFGALAWALLVTIAPRSGGDYVFVSRILHPLLGFLSSFGWIIANFVWVAVLPSYVADPALLTTFSLTGLEQAAEFAGSSIGILLIGIIIITVSALVTILGLKAFRVFQAACFALGVLHFAAIWAVLLGASRESFIAAWNSFSAAYGSADYDTIVREGLRYLAETYGADTSYTWSVAKALPLMPVAAWGLLYPYLAAYIAGETRDVQKSMIIGIPGGLVLASASWWITGALLERVVGYDFLLSIAYVYGDGLGLYKLPFPPSYFAFAAIMAPLWLRWLIGIGFAAWILYYALYTIFPMSRIFLAWAFDRIAPGFLADMSERFHAPVKNVLLTTALSFIMLAIYALNPEYLAGFTAMIPQISTTFLFTAISAIVVPYRGKTKLMYESSPVSKLKVAGVPFISICGAVYAGLLLVLLYFYFTNPGLGALHVPSLLTILAAYVAGTAYFYGVKLYRRRQGIDIDLAFRELPPE